A window of Mucilaginibacter paludis DSM 18603 contains these coding sequences:
- a CDS encoding DUF3050 domain-containing protein, whose amino-acid sequence MALNTRIAQLNQEIEPLRNQLINHPLYKSISTIDDLRIFMEHHVFAVWDFMSLLKSLQQKLTCVNIPWIPVGSANTRYLINEIVAGEESDIDQHGNRTSHFELYLKAMEQAGCSELAISNLLRGLNVGTPVDAALNEEGIFTPARLFVQHTFNIINHTPDYIQAAVFTFGREDLIPSMFISMVKEISKQFPGKVDTLLYYLERHIEVDGDHHSQLAYQMTTELCADDESRWQQATEAVKEALQARIDFWDGILEAISKTMVSL is encoded by the coding sequence ATGGCTTTAAATACACGTATAGCGCAGCTTAATCAAGAAATTGAACCCTTGCGCAATCAATTGATCAACCATCCCTTATATAAAAGCATCAGCACTATTGATGATCTGCGCATCTTTATGGAGCATCATGTTTTTGCCGTGTGGGATTTTATGTCGCTGCTGAAATCGTTACAACAAAAACTTACCTGCGTTAACATCCCCTGGATACCGGTAGGCAGCGCCAATACCCGTTATTTAATTAACGAAATTGTGGCTGGCGAAGAAAGCGATATCGATCAGCATGGTAACCGCACCAGCCATTTTGAGCTTTATTTAAAAGCGATGGAACAAGCGGGTTGCAGCGAGCTGGCCATCAGTAATTTGCTGCGCGGACTTAACGTCGGCACACCTGTTGACGCCGCGCTTAATGAGGAAGGAATTTTTACCCCCGCCCGGTTATTTGTGCAACATACCTTTAACATAATTAACCACACGCCCGACTATATCCAGGCTGCCGTATTTACCTTCGGTCGCGAAGACCTGATCCCTTCCATGTTCATCAGCATGGTGAAAGAGATCAGCAAACAATTTCCAGGAAAGGTAGATACCCTGCTGTATTACCTGGAAAGGCACATTGAAGTTGACGGCGACCACCACTCGCAACTGGCCTACCAAATGACCACCGAACTTTGCGCCGACGATGAAAGCCGCTGGCAACAAGCTACCGAAGCCGTAAAAGAAGCACTCCAGGCCCGTATTGATTTTTGGGACGGGATATTGGAAGCGATTTCTAAAACCATGGTATCCCTATAA